Within the Candidatus Eisenbacteria bacterium genome, the region AGGCGAGGCGCGCCGCCACCCCCGCGAGTCCGTCTTCGAGGATCTCGACCTCAGCGCCGGCATGACGTTCGACTTCGGCGCGCAGCCACGCCGGCGAATAGTCGCGAATCAGCCAGAACAGGCGCACGTCCTGCCACCCGGGCTCACTGCGCTTGAGCGCCAGCGGCAGCGCCAGATCGAGCGAGAACACGTCCCCGACCACCGCTCCGGGACGAATCTCCTGCAGCACCTCGCGATAGTGCGGGCGCGCGACGTCGATGCGGGCCGCGCCCAGCTCGAGCCACTCGGGCGCGCGGTTCGCGAGCACGAACTTGCGCGCTCCGCCGCGCAGGGCGAGCGCTCCGGCCGCGCGGTCCGGATGAACCCGGTAAGGAAGCGCCGCATGTCCGAACCAGCGCGCGAGCTTCTCGGGTGTCGAGTTCGAGACCACGTCGACCTCGATGCCGCTCGCAAGCATTGAGCGACCGGCGGCCGCCGAGTCCGCGAGAATCGCGGGCCCGCGCTGCGCCTCGACCGCCCGGACGCCCTCGTGATGGGTGGCGCCACCGAACGCGTCGAGACTCGCGTGCCCATGCGCGAGGATCGCGCGCTCGAGCAGCCCCGCGATCGGGTCGGACGCGGCGCGCACTCCGATGTAGTGAAGCAGCGAGCCATGCGTGACGAACGGATCCTCGCCGGCAAACGCCGAGATGCGGCCTTCGGAAACCCAGCCAAACTCGAGCGGTCGCTCGAGCACCTCGACGCGGGCGCGGGCGAGCCACTCCCCCACTTCCGACACGCCCTGCGAAGCACCCCAGCCGACCAGGGCGCCTTCGAGCTTCTCCCCTTGCACGCGCGCTTCCTCACGCGGATGGGTCCACACGCCGTCGAAATCGCTGAGCAGTTTCATGCACGAGAGCCGTAGCATGAGCGCACGCGGCGGGCAAGGATCCCTTGCCGCAACCGGCACGATCTGACAGCGTGCGAAGCGGACGGTGGTTCACCGTTTCAACCACACGGAGGTGGGGTCGTGAGACGTCGATCGATGCTGCTGCTCGCCGTGTTCATCGGCGTGTCGGCGGCGGTGCCGGTGCGCGCGCAGACTTTCGGGCAGTACGCCGGCGCGCGCACGCTCCCACCCAACGGGCACGCCGCGGGCGCCTACATGGACATGAGCAGCAACCTGCTCGCGGTGATGGGACAGTTGCGGTTCAGTTTTTATCCCGACGTGGATTTCGGTTTTCAAGGCGGCCTCGGCCGCTACGATCTGGGCGGCAGCGACGTGACGACCGCCCGACTCGGCGCGGACTTCAAGCTTCTCGCGGCCAAGGTCTCGAACGGCGCGGCGATCGACCTGTCGTTCGGTGCGGGAATCGGCCTCGAGTCCGGCGAGGACTTCAGCCAGCTCTCGCTCGGGCCCCTGCTCACCGGATCGTGTCCGATCGTGATGGCCAGGTCGTTCGATCTCGAGCCGTACGTGTCGATCGGCGCGCTGTTCTCGCGCGTCGATGCGGGGGCGACGGACGCGAACGATGTGTCCTTCCCGGTTCGACTCGGAACCGAAATTCCCCTGATGCCGGGAACCCGCGCGGTCGCCGAACTCAGGCTACGCCTCGGCGACGCCTTCAACGACAACGTCGGCGTTGGATTTGGAGCGAATTTCGACTTCTGAACCGTTCGAACGCGTGTGGTCGCCACCCCACCGGCTCCGAACGGCACATCCGTTCAGTCGCACAATCTGCTGTAAAGCAATGGCTTACGCGACATTGCGACGTTCAAAAACCGGCTTGTTGAGAGCGCGCTTGTGGTGGTAGCGTTCCTGCCCCCGATCGATGGTCCCACCCCATTCCGTCGATCGATGGCCTGGCCGACCCAATCCAATCTCAAGTGCTGAAATCGCTTACGGACCCTCGACCGGAGCCGTTCGCGCGCCCATCGCGAGGCAATTTTGGGGGCGTCTTCGCGCTGTGGACAAGATTGTGGAAAGGAGGGGTCACTCCCCGGTTCAACGGATTCCACTGCTTGGCTTTGCCGCTTTCCACCGAACTGTTGATAACTCCGACACGACGTCCCTTCACACGCCCCCCGAAAGGCCCGACGCCATGCGATCGATCGCGATCGCTTCGCCCCGAGCCCCGTGGCGCACGCAAGGATCGCATTCATGGCCACCGCATTCGCGGAACCCGACCGCGTCTGGGAACAGGCCCTCGAAGCCATTCGCTCTCGTCTCGACTCCCAGCAGGCCTTCGAAACCTGGTTCCGACCCATCACCCCGCTTCAGCTCGAGCCTCCGCTCGTCGAGCTGGAGGTCCCCAACCCGTTCTTCGTCGATTGGATCCACGAGCACTATCTTCCGCTGCTGACGAGGGCGCTGGAAGACACGCTCGGCGCCCCGGTCGAGATTCGACTCCGAGCGGCCGCGGCACCAGCGCACGAATCTCACACAGCACCTCGGACCACGCACGCGGAGGCGGCTTCGCCACGTGGCGGCCTCGCCCCGTCGAGCACACCCGGCACCGCGTCGCCTCGTTCGCTCGGACCGCGCGCCACCCTGAGCGAACTTCCGGGTAGCCAGCGCAGCACCGATCGAAGCTGGCTCGAGAGCCAGCTCCATCCTCGACTGACGTTCGAGAACTTCATCGTCGGCACCAGCAGCGCCTTCACGCACGCGGCATGCCGCGCGGTCGCTGAGAAGCCCGGCGAGGCCTACAACCCGTTGTTCATCTTCGCGGGTTCCGGACTCGGCAAGACCCACCTGCTTCACGCGATCGGACACGCGGTCAAACAGTCACGCCCCGAGGCGCGCGTCTACTACGTGCCGGCCGAGCGCTTCACGAACGAGATGATCTTCGCGATCCAGCACGCTCAAACCCTGGCATTCCGCAACAAATACCGGAATGTCGACGTGCTGCTGATCGACGACATCCAGTTCCTCGCCGGCAAAGAGAGCACGCAGGAGGAGTTCTTCTACACGTTCAATGCGCTGCGCGACGCGCACAAGCAGATCGTCGTCACCGCCGACAAGCCGCCGAAGGACCTGTCGATGGTCGAGGAGCGGCTCACGTCGCGATTCAACCAGGGGCTGGTGTGCGACATCATGCGACCCGACATCGAGACGCGGCTCGCGATTCTGCGACACCGCTACGAGTCCGACGGCGACGGGCTGGCGCTGCCGGATGACGCGTTCCTGCTGATCGCAGACCGCATCCGCAACAACGTGCGGGATCTCGAGGGTTGCCTGGTGCGGGTCCTCGCGCTGGGCTCGCTGCTGCAGCAGGAAATCACCATGCCGATGGTCGAGAAAGTGCTGGAGGACTACGTCGGCGCCGAGCCCGACCGCCTGAGTCCTGAACGCGTGGTGGCGGCCGTCAGCGATACCTTCGGCGTTCGCCCCGAGGTGCTGCTGAGCCGTCGACGCACCGCTTCGATCGCGCTGCCGCGCCAGGTCGCCATGTACCTGATGCGTCAGCTCACCGACCTGTCGCTCGGCGAAATCGGCCGCACGATTGGCGGACGCGACCACAGCACCGTGATGTACGCCTGCGATCGGGTTGGGGAGCGGATCGCGACGGACGGGGGTTTCTCCGAGAAAGTGAACGGAATCATTTCCACTTTGTCGCTCGGGTGAGCAGTGGATAACCCGACCGGATTGTGGATAACTGCCAGGGTTGTGGATGAGTTCGGCCGGTTGAGTGCGCCGTCCACCTCGTCCTGATTGTCGGTGAAAGTCGCCAACCTCGCGCAGCGTAGAGCCCTGCATACGGTGGATCCGGGTTGTACACCAAGTCCACACCCCCTACTGCTACTAGGTTTTTTCTCTTTGCAATACAACGTCTTACAGCAGTAGATTCGGTGCGGAAAGTGCTTGATGGCATGGGGGGGGATACTTAGAATGCAGCCGCTTTCGCCGTCGACGATTTCCGGGCCGGATTCCGCGCAGCCACAATCCGAGCGAACCTCGGACTTTCCAGCGTCAGGGAGCGACAGAATGGAACTCACGATCCAGCAGGCCGACCTCGCGTACGCGGTGGGGAAAGCATTCGGATCGGTGTCCGCCAAGAGCCCGATGCCGCTGCTGTCCTGCCTCCTGATCGAAGCGGACAAGGGCGGCCTGCGCGTCACCGGAACCGATCTCGAGGTCACGACCGCCGTCACGGTTCCGTGCAAGCTCAAGAGCGCAGGTCGGGTCGCGGTCTCGGCACGGCACTTTCACGAGGTGGTGCGCAAGATTCCGAAGGGATCCCTGACGCTCGCGATGGCGGGGGAGCAGCTCGAGATCAGCTACGGCGAGGGCAAGGGCTGGAGCAAGTTCCCGACCCAGGATGCCGCCGAGTTTCCGCGCGTTCCGGAGTTGAAGCCCGAGACCACCGTCTCGGTCGAGGGCAGCGTGATCGCACGCCTGATCGGACGCACCGCCTACGCGGTCTCGAACGATGCGACGCGCCCGCAGCTCGGCGGCGTGCTCGTGCACGGCACCGACAAACGGCTCGCTCTGGTCTCGACTGACGGACATCGGTTGTCGCTGGCATCGCGCAAGGGTTCCGACGGCGGACTGGGTCGTGACGGCGTGATCGTGCCGAGCCGCGCGCTGTCCGCGGTCAGCCGCGCCGCCGAAGACGCGACCGGTCCGGTGCAGATCGAGATCGCGGGCTCGCGCCAGCAGGCCGCGTTCAGTGCCCAGGTCGGGGACTACAAGGTCCAGATCCTGGTGCGGCTGCTGCAGGGTCCGTATCCGAACTACGAGCAGGTGATCCCCAAGAACAATCCGCGCACCGTCACGGTGCGGCGCGACGAACTGCTCGAAGCGGTCGACATCGTCGCCTCGCACGCGGACAACGTCACGCGCCAGGTGCGCTTCTCGCTCCGCAACGGAAAGCTCGGCGTGACCTCGGCGACCGAGCTCGGCGCCGGCGAACACTCGATCGCGGCCGACTACGCGGGCGAGGACCTCGACATCGGCTACAACGCGAACTACCTGCTCGATCTGCTCAAATGCATCCCGAGCGAGCGGGTCTCGCTGCGACTCGGTTCGGCGCTCGCCGCCGGCATCATCGAGCCGGTCGGAGCGCTGTCGGAGGCCGACGAGGATCTGCTGTGTCTCATCATGCCGCTCCGCTTGCCGGACGCGGCGAGTTGATGGAACGACTCGGAGACGTGCTTCCGGGTCTGTTGCAGGGACTCGGCCTGACGGAGCAGCTGGCGGGCTGGCGCGCGGTCGGGGAGTGGGAGGAAGCGGTCGGCGGAGCGATTGCGCGCCGCGCCCGCGCGGTGTCGTTTCGCGACGGCGTGCTGCTCGTCGAAGTCGAGAGCGCGCCGTGGCGACACGAGCTTGCGCTCCTCAAACGCGATCTGGTCCGGCGGCTGAACCATCGACTGGGTGGCACGTCGGTCAAGGATCTGCGATTCACACACGGCCGCGGAGGGATCCAGCGGTGAATCCGACGGAAGGAGACGCTACGTTGACGGCGGAAGCCAAAGGCCATCACTACGACGCGACCAGCATTCAGGTCCTCGAGGGACTCGAAGCGGTCCGCAAGCGCCCCGCGATGTACATCGGGGACATCAGTGTGCGCGGCCTCCACCATCTGGTGTGGGAGGTGGTCGACAACTCGGTCGACGAGGCGCTGGCCGGGTTCTGCACCGAGATCACGATCAACGTGCTGACCGACGGCTCCGTGACGGTGCAGGACAACGGGCGCGGTATTCCCGTCGACATGCACGCCACCATGAAGAAGCCCGCGCTCGAAGTCGTGATGACCACGCTGCACGCGGGCGGCAAGTTCGACGACCAGAGCTACAAGGTCTCGGGCGGGCTGCACGGCGTCGGCGTCTCGGTCGTCAACGCGCTCTCGGAGTGGTGCGAAGTCGAGGTGCTCAAGGCCGGAACGACCTATCGCCAGCGTTACGCGGCCGGCAAGCCGACCGGGCCGATGACCTCCGAGCCCGCGACCACCCGGATCAAGGGCCGCGAAACCGGCACCACGGTGCGCTTCAAGCCCGACAACAAGATCTTCACCGAAGCGAACTACCAGTGGGACATCCTGGCCGGACGCATGCGGGAGCTGGCGTTCCTCAACAGCGGGCTCTCGATCCGGCTGATCGACGAGCGCGCCGACAAGAACGTCGAGTTCATGTACAAGGGCGGGCTGGTCGAGTTCGTGAAGTACCTCAATCAGAACAAGGAAGTGCTGCACGGCAAACCGGTGTACTTCGGCCGCGACCGCGATCAGATCAACGCCGAGATCGCGTTCCAGTACAACGACGGATACAACGAGTCGGTGCACTCGTTCGTGAACAACATCAATACGGTCGAGGGCGGCACCCACCTGGTCGGATTCCGCTCGGCGCTCACGCGCACGCTCACGAACTACGCCGAGCGCGAAGGCATGATGAAGAACGCGAAAGTCGGCGTGACCGGCGACGACGTGCGCGAGGGCCTCACCGCGGTGGTCTCGGTCAAGGTGCCGAACCCGCAGTTCGAGGGCCAGACCAAGACCAAGCTCGGCAACAGCGAAGTGAAGGGCATCGTCGAGAGCATCGTGGGCGACGGCCTGCGCGAGTTCTTCGCGGAGAATCCCGCGGTGGCGCGCAAGATCATCGAGAAGATGATCTCGGCCGCACGCGCGCGTGAAGCGGCGCGCAAGGCGCGCGAGCTGGCACGCCGAAAGACCATCCTCGACGGCGGCTCGCTGCCCGGCAAGCTCGCCGACTGCGCGTTCGACGATCCGCAGGACTGCGAGATCTACATCGTCGAGGGCGACTCGGCCGGCGGTACCGCCAAGCAGGGCCGCGACCGGCGATTCCAGGCGATCCTCCCGATCCGCGGCAAGATCCTGAACGTCGAGAAGGCACGCATCGACAAGATCCTCGCGAACGAGGAAATCCGCAGCATGATCACCGCGCTGGGCGCGGGGGTGAAGGAAGAGTTCGACATCACCCGGCTGCGCTATCACCGCATCATCATCATGACGGACGCCGACGTCGACGGTTCGCACATCCGTACGCTCTTGCTGACGTTCTTCTTCCGCGAGCTGCGCGAGCTGGTCAGCAACGGGCACGTGTACATCGCGCAGCCGCCGCTCTACATGGTGAAGAACGGCAAGGACGAGATCTACTGCTACAACGACCGCGAGCGCGACGAAGCGCTCACGCGCGTCGGCCGCAAGAACGTCATGGTCCAGCGCTACAAGGGCCTCGGCGAGATGAACCCGGACCAGCTGTGGAAGACCACCATGAATCCCGAGACGCGCACGTTGCTGCGGGTGCAGCTTCCGGATGCCGCCGAGGCGGATCGCATCTTTACGATCCTCATGGGCGAGCACGTCGAACCGCGCCGTCAGTTCATCGAGGAGAACGCGCTGGCCGTGCGTAACCTGGACATTTGATGAAGCGCCTGGTGGCGCGCGCGGCGGCCACGATCGCGCTCGGCGTCTGCGCGGTATCCGGGCTCACGCCCGCGGCCACCGCGTCGCCGACGTTTGCGATCGAGGCCGGCGGTGCGACGTTCGTGAGCGGTGCCGATTTCGACGGCGGCGGCCCGGCACTCGGCGCGGCGCTGGTGTGGCCGCTCGAGGCGCGCACGCCTGGCGGGCTCGGCGGCGCTCCGATCGCGGTCGGTCTCTCGATCTATGCGCACGACATGGGTTCGCGCGTGGTCACGGTGACGGATCCCGGCAGCGGCGCCTCGCTCGGACAGATCGAAGACGGACACCGCGACGTGTTCGGGGCCGCCTGGCGACTCGAGGCGGGGCCGTGGGCGCGGGCGGGATGGCAGCTCGTCACCGATGCCGGATGGGGCTACTACCGCATCGAAGACGACGTTCGCGGCAAAGTGTTCCAGGGACTCAGCTCGACCGGATTCTCGCTTGGAGCCTCGATCGGACGCGCGCTGGTGCCCGGCACCACGCTCGGACTCGCGGCTCGATATCACCGGCTGTTCAACGACGCCACCGGACGGTACATCACCGCCGCGGTGGAGTGGCGCTGGCTCGGCACGCGCGAAGGATCGCGCTGACCGGCCGCCGCCCCCAGCGGGCGTGACGGCGAACGCACAGGACGGAAACGATGCCTCTCAACGACCGATCGAAGATCGTCGACGTCAACATCGAAAACGAGATGAAGACCAGCTACATCGATTACTCGATGTCGGTCATCGTCTCGCGTGCGCTGCCGGACGTGCGCGACGGCCTCAAGCCTTCGCAGCGCCGCATCCTGGTGGCGATGAACGACCTCAACCTGATGCCGGGCCGCGGCTATCGCAAGTGCGCGAAGATCGCCGGCGACACCTCGGGTAACTACCACCCGCACGGCGAACAGGTCGTGTACCCCACGCTGGTACGGCTCGCGCAGAGCTGGGTGATGCGTTACCCGCTGGTCGACGGCCAGGGCAACTTCGGCTCGATCGACGGCGACGCCCCGGCAGCGATGCGTTATACCGAGGCGCGCCTCACGCCGCTGGCGGCCGAGATGCTCGCGGACCTCGAGAAGAACACCGTCGACTTCCGCTCCAACTACGACGAAACGCGCGAGGAACCGGTGGTGCTCCCGGGCGTGGTGCCGAACCTGCTCATCAACGGGTGTTCCGGTATCGCGGTCGGCATGGCCACCGAAGTTCCGCCGCACAACCTCGGCGAGGTGTGCGACGCGATCTGCCACGTGATCGAGCATCCCGAAGCCACCACGCTCGATCTCATGAAGATCGTGAAGGGCCCCGACTTTCCGACCGGCGGCATCATCTACGGCACCCAGGGCATCCGCGACTGCTACCTGACCGGGCGCGGCCTCATCAAGATGCGCGCACGCGCGGTGGTCGAGGAGGGCAAGGCCGGCCGCATGAGCCTGGTCGTGAACGAGATCCCGTTCCAGGTCAACAAGTCGTCGCTGCTCGAGAAGATCGCGGAGCTGGTGAAGGACGGAAAGGTCACCGGCATCCGTGACCTGCGCGACGAGTCCGATCGCGACGGCATGCGCATCGTGGTGGAGCTCAAGAACGACGCGAATCCCAAGGTGGTGCTGAACCAGCTGTTCGTGCACTCGCCGCTCCAGAGCACGTTCGGGGCGATCATGCTCGCGCTGGTCGACCAGCGACCGCAGGTGCTGGAGTTGCGCGTGCTGATCGATCAGTACGTGCGGCACCGGCAGGAAGTCGTGCGCCGGCGGACCGAGTTCGATCTTGCCGAAGCCGAGCGCCGCGCGCACATCCTCGAGGGTCTGAAGATCGCGCTCGATCACCTCGACGAAGTGATCGCCCTGATCCGTGCCTCCAAGGACACCGAAACCGCGCGCGAAGGACTCATGAGCCGCTTTCAGCTCACCGAGATCCAGGCCAGCGCGATCCTCGAGATGCGGCTCTCGCGCCTCACCGGCCTCGAGCGCAAGAAGATCGAAGAGGAGTACCTCGAGCTGCTCAAGCTCATCGAGCAGCTGCGCAGCATCCTCTCGAGCCCGAAGAAGATCCTCAGCATCATTTCGGACGAGGCGCGGCGCCTGAAGGAGCGGCATGGCGACGAGCGCCGCACCGAGATCGCGGCCGAAGAAGGCGAGATCACGTTCGAGGACACGATCGAGCAGAAGGACATGGTGATCACGATCTCGCACGCCGGCTACATCAAGCGGCAGGAGATCAGCGCGTATCGCTCGCAGCGCCGTGGCGGCAAGGGCGTGATCGGTGCGCGCACCAAGGAAGAGGACTACATCGAGCACCTGTTCGTGGCCGGCACGCACAGCTTCCTGCTGTTCCTCACCGAGCGCGGGCGCTGCTACTGGCTCAAGGTGCACGAGGTCGAACAGGCCGGCCGAGTCGCGCGCGGGCGCCCGCTCGTCAACCACCTCGAAGGGCTGGGGCGTGACGAACGCGTGCAGGCGGTGGTCGCGGTCCGCGACTTCGACGATCAGCACTTCCTGGTGTGTGCGACCCGCAAGGGCCTCATCAAGAAGACCGTGTTGTCCGCCTACGGCAACGTCCGAAAAGCCGGTATCAACGCGGTGCTGCTCGAAGACGGCGACGCGCTGATCGAGGCGATCATCACCGACGGCTCGCAGGACCTGATCCTCGCCAAGCGCAAGGGGCTCGCGATCCGCTTCCACGAGAACGAGGTTCGCGCCATGGGACGTACGGCCTACGGCGTCAAAGCGGTCACGCTCGACGACGCCGAGGACGAGGTCGTCAGCATGGTCGGCGTGAAGCGCCAGGCGACGCTGCTCGCCGTGACCGAGCACGGCTACGGCAAGCGCAGCGAAATCTCCGAGTATCGAGTTTCGCATCGCGGCGGCAAGGGCATCATCACGATCAAGACCAACGAACGGAACGGGCAGGTGGTGGCGGTCAAGGAAGTGGTGGACGGCGACGAACTCATGATCATCACGCGCCAGGGCCAGTTGATTCGCATGCCGGTGAAGGGCATCTCGGTGATCGGCCGCAATACGCAGGGCGTACGGCTCGTCAACCTCGATACTCCCGAAGGCGAGCTGCTGCCCGACCGGGTCGGCGGCGTCACCCGCGTGGTGAGCGAAGAAGAAAATGGCGCCCCCGAAGCCGTGATCGGCGAGTCAGGCGCCATGCCGGATGAAGTCCCCGAGGCGACGAACGATGCGCCCGAGACCTCCGAGGGAGAGGCCGACACGCCCTGATCGCGAGATGAGCCGAGTTTCCGAGTCCACGATCCGGCGCCTGTCGCACTACTACCGGGTCCTGGAGGAAGTCGAGTCCGAAGGCAAGCGACTGATCTCTTCGCACCGCCTCGCCGAACGTGAGGGCATCACGTCGGCGCAGGTGCGCAAGGACCTGTCGGTGTTCGGATCGTTCGGGCGTCGAGGGCTCGGCTACAACGTGGCGCATCTGCGCGAGCAGATCCGCACCATCCTCGGCATGGACCATCGCTGGCGGGTGGTGCTGGTCGGTAGCGGCAACATCGGGTCGGCGCTGCTGTCGTACCGCGGCTTCGAGCAGCAGGGTTTCGACCTGGTGGCGGCGTTCGACCGCGACACCACGCGGGTCGGCCAGCGCTTCGGCCGACTCGTGGTGCGCGACATCGCCGACCTGCCGGCGGCCGCGCGTGCGGAGCCGTTCGACATGGGCGTGATCGCGACCCCGCTCGCGGCCGCACAGGAAGTCGCGGATCTGCTGGTCGCGGCCGGCGTGCGGGGAATCCTCAACTTCGCGCCGCGAAAGCTGCGGGTGCCGGATCACGTGGCACTCCGCACCGTCGACATGGCGGTCGAGTTCGAGAGCCTGTCGTTCGAGCTGTCGCGTGACCGCGGCAAACGGCGGCGGTCTCGCACGTGAGCGTGGAGCGGGCACGCGGCGCCGAACAGGGTGCGCTGCTCGCCATGGTGCTCGCGACGCTGCTGTGGGGCGGCACGTTCGTGGCGATTCGCGACATCGTGCACGACCTCGCACCGGCGGCGCTGGTGTGCGCGCGCTTCAGCGTCGCGTCGCTGATCTGCGCGGTGTTGCTGGCGGCGCGGCGACGCTGGCCGTCGCGCGCGGCGTGGGGGGCCGGGGCGCTGGGCGGTGTGCTGCTGGTCGCGAGCTTCACGCTGCAGGCGGTCGGGTTACTCGACACCTCGGCCGGCACCTCGGCGTTTCTGACCTGCGCCGGCACCCTCGCCGCTGCGTTCTGGGCGTGGCTGCTGCTGCGTCAGCGGCCCGGCGGGGTGCTGCTGACCGGCATCGGCGTGGCGCTCGTCGGAGCGGCGCTGCTCTCGCTCGATCGCACGCTTTCGATCGGCCGCGGCGAGCTGGTGACGATCGTCGGAGCGCTGGTGTTCCCGCTCCAGATCGTGGTGGTCGCGCGCTTCGGGCACCGCGTCGAGCCGCTCGAGCTGGCGGCCGTGCAGGCACTCACCATCGCGGTGCTGCTGGTGCCGTTCTCGGGTGACCTGCCGACCGCACTGCGCGGGCTCGGCTCCGACGGCTGGCTGCGCTTCGCCTATCTGGCGGTGGCCGGCAGCACCATCGCGCCGCTGCTCCAGATCTGGGCGCAGCGCTCGCTGCCGCCGGGACGCATCGCCCTCCTGTTCGCACTCGAACCGGTGTTCGCGCTGGTAGTGGCGCTGACGCTCGGCGGCGAGCGCTTCGTGCCGCGCTGGTGGCTCGGCGCGGCACTGATCCTCAGCGCGGTCGTTTTCGTGGAGTCGCGCTCCGCGGCGGAAGCTTCCAGGTCTCGTCCAGCCACCGCTTGAAGCGCGGGAACGCCTCGGGGTCATTGCGGAACACCATCACGCCGGGACCCATGTGGCGCGAGTCGGCGCTACGCGAAGCGGATTCGTTGGCGGCGTGCAGGAACAGGTCCGCGACGTTCATGAAGTAGAGATTGAGATCGGTCGAGACCACCTCGATGAAGACCGGAGGACGTACCGCGCCGAGCTCGGCGAGCACGCGCCCGCGCGCGACCGGCGAGGGATCGGGGCTCGTCAGCATCAGCGCGAGCACGCGTGAGTCCGCGCGGGCCGCCTCGATCGCGCAGCCGACCATCTCGCCGGCCGCCAGCACCAGGAAGCGCGAGGTGTCGACCGGCGTCGCGAGTGCCAGCGCCCGCAGCGCCGCGCGCGCCTCGCGGCCGGTTTCACGCTCGAGCTGATCCTCGAACCCTCGCCACGATTCGGGTGACGGGAACTGCTTGGTGCGAGAGCTTCCGGTGCCCCGCGGCTCCACCAGGATGAGCGCGACCCCGGCGTGCCGAAGTGCGGTTGCGAGGCTGTCCCAGGCATCGAAGCTCTCGTTGGTCCCGACGAACGCGACCGCGGCTCGCGCCCGCCCGCGGCCTTCAGGGGCGATCACGATGCCGCTCAGCGGCTCGCCGTCGGCACTCGGGAACCACACCTCGGAACCCTTCATCGCGGCCACCAGCCCGGCACGCTCTTCGATCAACAACCGCATTTCGTTTCGAATCAGCGGCGCGGCGCGCGATGCACCGCCCGGCGTCGCGTCGGCGAGCAGGTCGAGCGCGTCAAAGTCCTTGAGCAGGTTGCGCGCCGCGACCGGCGTCGCCAGGTCGAGCGAGCGTCGCACGTTTCCGTGCGCGAGTTCGGCGTGCGCGATCCGAAGCTGCCAGATCCAGCGCATCGAATTGGTGGGCGACAGCAGCCGGCGCTCGGCGCGCGCAAACATCTTGGCGGCCGAATCGGCCTGGCTGCGCTGGACGAGAGACCAGGCGAGCCGGCCCAGCGCATTCGCGTGGTCGACTTCGGAGCTCGCGCGCGCCAGCGGCACGCGCGCCGCCGCCACGGTGTGTGCGCGATCGAGATCGTCTGCGCCCTTGCGCTCGAACAGCGCTTCGACCAGCGCGTCGGCTTCGAGGCCGCCGCGTCGGCGCGCCCACGCGCGCTCCCACGCGAGGATCGCGCTGTCCGGCTGGCTCTGCCGGTAGTAGCTCTCGCCGATCCAGTACCACGCTTCGCCCGAGGCTTCGGGCTCGGTGGTCGCGCGCTCCTCGCCCCACGCCGCGAGCGTCGCGCGCAGCGAGGTCGGGGTCGCGGCGCGCGCGAACAGCGTGTCGAGCGGCACCTCGTCGGCAGCGTGAGACGTGGCGCCGAAGCTCGCCAGGCCCGTGAAAACAGCGGTCGCAAG harbors:
- the gyrA gene encoding DNA gyrase subunit A, with protein sequence MPLNDRSKIVDVNIENEMKTSYIDYSMSVIVSRALPDVRDGLKPSQRRILVAMNDLNLMPGRGYRKCAKIAGDTSGNYHPHGEQVVYPTLVRLAQSWVMRYPLVDGQGNFGSIDGDAPAAMRYTEARLTPLAAEMLADLEKNTVDFRSNYDETREEPVVLPGVVPNLLINGCSGIAVGMATEVPPHNLGEVCDAICHVIEHPEATTLDLMKIVKGPDFPTGGIIYGTQGIRDCYLTGRGLIKMRARAVVEEGKAGRMSLVVNEIPFQVNKSSLLEKIAELVKDGKVTGIRDLRDESDRDGMRIVVELKNDANPKVVLNQLFVHSPLQSTFGAIMLALVDQRPQVLELRVLIDQYVRHRQEVVRRRTEFDLAEAERRAHILEGLKIALDHLDEVIALIRASKDTETAREGLMSRFQLTEIQASAILEMRLSRLTGLERKKIEEEYLELLKLIEQLRSILSSPKKILSIISDEARRLKERHGDERRTEIAAEEGEITFEDTIEQKDMVITISHAGYIKRQEISAYRSQRRGGKGVIGARTKEEDYIEHLFVAGTHSFLLFLTERGRCYWLKVHEVEQAGRVARGRPLVNHLEGLGRDERVQAVVAVRDFDDQHFLVCATRKGLIKKTVLSAYGNVRKAGINAVLLEDGDALIEAIITDGSQDLILAKRKGLAIRFHENEVRAMGRTAYGVKAVTLDDAEDEVVSMVGVKRQATLLAVTEHGYGKRSEISEYRVSHRGGKGIITIKTNERNGQVVAVKEVVDGDELMIITRQGQLIRMPVKGISVIGRNTQGVRLVNLDTPEGELLPDRVGGVTRVVSEEENGAPEAVIGESGAMPDEVPEATNDAPETSEGEADTP
- a CDS encoding redox-sensing transcriptional repressor Rex, which encodes MRPRPPRERPTRPDREMSRVSESTIRRLSHYYRVLEEVESEGKRLISSHRLAEREGITSAQVRKDLSVFGSFGRRGLGYNVAHLREQIRTILGMDHRWRVVLVGSGNIGSALLSYRGFEQQGFDLVAAFDRDTTRVGQRFGRLVVRDIADLPAAARAEPFDMGVIATPLAAAQEVADLLVAAGVRGILNFAPRKLRVPDHVALRTVDMAVEFESLSFELSRDRGKRRRSRT
- a CDS encoding DMT family transporter, with translation MSVERARGAEQGALLAMVLATLLWGGTFVAIRDIVHDLAPAALVCARFSVASLICAVLLAARRRWPSRAAWGAGALGGVLLVASFTLQAVGLLDTSAGTSAFLTCAGTLAAAFWAWLLLRQRPGGVLLTGIGVALVGAALLSLDRTLSIGRGELVTIVGALVFPLQIVVVARFGHRVEPLELAAVQALTIAVLLVPFSGDLPTALRGLGSDGWLRFAYLAVAGSTIAPLLQIWAQRSLPPGRIALLFALEPVFALVVALTLGGERFVPRWWLGAALILSAVVFVESRSAAEASRSRPATA